The DNA sequence AGGGCTACTTCTTCCCGCCTACCCTCTTCACCAATGTCTCCCCGGCCACAACCATCGCGCAGGTCGAAATCTTCGGCCCTGTCCTGGTCTCCATGACCTTTCGCACGCCTAACGAAGCGGTCGAACTGGCGAACAACACACGCTATGGACTGGCGGCCAGCGTCTGGAGCGAGAATATCAATCTTGCCCTCGACGTTGCTCCCAAACTCAAAGCCGGAAGTGTCTGGATCAACTGTACCAACCTCTTCGATGCCTCAAGTGGCTTTGGCGGCTACCGCGAAAGTGGTTTTGGTCGCGAAGGTGGCAAAGAGGGCCTCTACGAATACGTGCGTCCGAAATGGGAATCATCTTCATCCATATCCAACCACGAATTTCCTATAGCTGTAGAATCGTCGTCTTCTAATGGTTCCAGGCAAATAGTGGATGAAGATAATGAGGAGCCGCGTAGGGAAGAGATTGAGGTCGATGCGGGCAATGGTTATCATCCGGTAATGCCATCGATTGATCGCACGCCGAAGATGTTCATCGGCGGCAAGCAGGTGCGACCGGATTCTGGTTATAGCCGGGATGTTTTTAATCCAGAGGGGCAGATGGTGGGGCAGGTGGGCGAAGGCAATCGGAAAGATATCCGTAACGCGGTCGAGGCGGCACATGCCGCTGCCGGTTGGGCTGTTGGAACGACGCATAACCGCGCGCAGATACTCTACTACATCGCCGAGAACCTGGCGGTACGCGAAGAGGAATTCGCGCGGCGCATTGTGCAGCAAACGGGCCGTTCTTACTCGGATGCGCTTTCAGAAGTTGAAGCCAGCATCTCGCGCCTCTTCAGCTATGCCGCCTGGACGGATAAGTTTGAGGGCTTTGTGCATCGTCCACCGATACGTGGAGCGGTACTGGCTATGCCCGAACCCATTGGCGTCATCGGTATTGCCTGCCCCGAAGCGTTCCCGTTGCTCGGCTTTGTATCATTAGTAGCGCCGGCAATCGCTATGGGCAATACGATTGTGGTTGTGCCGTCACAAACGTCGCCTTTAAGTGCCACCGATTTCTACCAGGTGCTGGAAACCTCTGATCTTCCCAATGGAGTCGTAAATATCGTGACGGGTGATCGCGATACGCTCAGCCAGGTGCTGGCCGATCATGACGATGTAGACTCTATGTGGTACTTCGGCCCATCCGAGGGCTGCAAACGAGTTGAACTGGCATCGGCGGGCAATATGAAGCGCACCTGGGTCAATTATGGTCACCCTCGTAACTGGTTGGACCC is a window from the Ktedonobacteraceae bacterium genome containing:
- a CDS encoding aldehyde dehydrogenase family protein; translation: MNVMEIFNTMEYGPAPEAAAPGLTWISAHEPFELFINNSWVKPASGQYMESINPATGKLLAQIASANSADVDAAVAAARAAFESWGRTPGHVRARYLYAIARHIQKHSRLLAVLESLDNGKPIRETRDIDIPLVARHFYYHAGWAQLMASELPNYEPVGVVGQIIPWNFPLLMLAWKIAPALAMGNTVVLKPARYTSLTALKFAEIIQEIGLPPGVINIVTGEASRVGEALVRHPDVNKIAFTGSTDVGRSIRRATAGSGKKLSLELGGKSPFIVFDDADLDSVVEGVVDAIWFNQGQVCCAGSRLLVQEDIADRLVEKLRLRMEHLRIGDPLDKAVDIGAIVSPGQLKEIQRLVNQGVEEGAVMWQPSWACPSEGYFFPPTLFTNVSPATTIAQVEIFGPVLVSMTFRTPNEAVELANNTRYGLAASVWSENINLALDVAPKLKAGSVWINCTNLFDASSGFGGYRESGFGREGGKEGLYEYVRPKWESSSSISNHEFPIAVESSSSNGSRQIVDEDNEEPRREEIEVDAGNGYHPVMPSIDRTPKMFIGGKQVRPDSGYSRDVFNPEGQMVGQVGEGNRKDIRNAVEAAHAAAGWAVGTTHNRAQILYYIAENLAVREEEFARRIVQQTGRSYSDALSEVEASISRLFSYAAWTDKFEGFVHRPPIRGAVLAMPEPIGVIGIACPEAFPLLGFVSLVAPAIAMGNTIVVVPSQTSPLSATDFYQVLETSDLPNGVVNIVTGDRDTLSQVLADHDDVDSMWYFGPSEGCKRVELASAGNMKRTWVNYGHPRNWLDPVQGEGEEFLHEATQVKNIWIPYGE